The sequence GTGTTTGGCACCTCGATGTCGGCTCATCACATCCTGGGGCTGAAGTCGGTCCCAAGGGTATGGCTGTTCGCCATTTAAAGTGGTACGCGAGCTGGGTTCAGAACGTCGTGAGACAGTTCGGTCCCTATCTGCCGTGGGCGTTGGATGATTGAGGGGAGTTGCTCCTAGTACGAGAGGACCGGAGTGAACGAACCGCTGGTGTTCGGGTTGTCATGCCAATGGCATTGCCCGGTAGCTACGTTCGGAATCGATAACCGCTGAAAGCATCTAAGCGGGAAGCGAGCCCCAAGATGAGTCATCCCTTGGACTATAAGTCCACTAAAGAGCCGTTCGAGACTAGGACGTTGATAGGCATGGTGTGTAAGCGTTGTGAGGCGTTGAGCTAACATGTACTAATGACTCGAGAGGCTTAACCATACAACCCAGATGGGTTTTACTGCAAAGTGAGCTTAGACAGAATATAAACACTTAATGAAGTGTGGACTCAAAAAACAATCAGTTTTCCGAATTATTAAATAAGATAAGAGCAGGTTTTAGTTCCTAGAATCTAGCAGCACGCAGTGCGCTCTCGAGTCTTGTTTAAAACCAAATATGCTTGGTGACAATAGCATTGTGGAACCACCTGATCCCATCCCGAACTCAGAAGTGAAACGCAATCGCGCCGATGGTAGTGTGGGGTCTCCCCATGTGAGAGTAGGTCATCGCCAAGCGCCTAATTTAGCTTAACGTGCAAACGTTAGACTAAAGGAGCGGTAGTTCAGTTGGTTAGAATACCGGCCTGTCACGCCGGGGGTCGCGGGTTCGAGTCCCGTCCGCTCCGCCAACATTAAGAGATAAGCCTCATCGAAAGATGAGGCTTTTTTCGTTGTAAAATAAATGAAAATGAGCACCGATAAGGTGCCCAAGGTTCCCTCTTTTATCCTTGATAGTATTATCGGTTATGCTGATATTGTATTTTTCTACCTTCTCGAGCTAGTGATTATATCGGTTTGGGTGAGTTTCGAACTCTTTTCATTGTTTCGCTTTCTTTGTTGTGTTTATCTTGATGCTTTTATAATTAAGTGAACACTTAAATTCTAAAGACAATTGAAATTGAGTAATTTGCCCCAAGATAGTATGAAGTGCTGCAGTTTTGTAGCGTCCACCACCGAGGTCCATGCCATGCTTTATGATTTAACGGTTGTACAATTTAGCAAGATGCTAAAAAACTTAAGCGTTATTCTTGAAAAGGGCGAATGCTTCGCAAACCTCAAGAAAGTCGATATGGCGGTGCTGTTAAACTCCCGTTTAGCTCCAGATCAATTTAACCTTATTCGCCAAGTTCAAATTGCCTGTGATACAGCCAAAATTGGCGTAGCACGTTTGACAGATAACTTGGATACAGTGCCAAAGCATGATGATAGCGAAACGACGCTGGCTGAGTTACAAGCACGTATTAGCTCAGTTTTAGATTACTTAGCGACGTTTAAAGCGGAGGATTTTGCTAATGCGGCGGTAATTCATGTTTCACAACCACGTTGGGAAGGAAAATATCTGACAGGTTATGAGTTTGCCATTGAGCATGCTATCCCGAACATTTACTTTCATATAACAACAGCCTACGCAATTTTGCGCCATAATGGTGTTGAAATTGGAAAGAAAGATTACCTTGGTGCTATGCCATATAAGTCGTAAATCTAGGCTAGATGTAGTACTGTTGCATGGCTTAATTGTTGTGCAACAGCGGCTTTGCCGCTCGAGTTTGTCAACCTTTCTGCATTACCACCTGTTTTTTCTTTATCTGTAGCATGCCGCTTTTCATCGATGAATTGGAGCCTAGTCTAAGGCTCTTTTGTCTCAATGAGTTAACGCGCTGTTTTTCATATGCCTTACGTTTTGTTCATTTGTACACCGTTAGCATGCGCTTCAATCTTGTTTGCTTGGGTGAGTTATGTTTGGCGTAAGTTTATGAGTCGTCATATTCTTAGCGAATTAAATCATTAAAGGTTTAATGATGAGTTGACTCATTGAAAATGACCTGTTTGTTCGTTAGAGCAGAAATTTACTGGAAGAGCCGATTGAGGCTTTAATTAAAGGAGTTAGCCATGTCTATCGAATCACATGTCATTGAGAGTCCTACTGGAGTAACGGTAACTGATTTGCCAATGAAGAGCAAAAAAGCTAAAAAAGTCGCTATTGCCAGTGGGTTGCGGATTAAGGATAAGTTGACTCAAGATACTCGTCGGCGAATTGAAATTCTGCATGAGCAACGTCAACTATCTAATCGTTTCGGTGTGGATATCGAAATTGACTAATGTAGCCATAGCGATTATTTTGTCATAATGTTCAGGGCCCAGACTGTGGTTGAGTGTGGGCCTATTTTTAGCAATCTACTGAAGTTATCTTGATTGTGACGCGAAGAATAGATCACACTATTACCATCAAGGATAACAACCTTATTTACATCTCAATGAATAACCCCACCGGCCCTTGCAATACCAATGATCCCGATCAGGATCCAAAATCCATTCAGTAAAGTGTAAGCATTATCTTTATGTTAAGGCTGCCATTGTGGCTTCTTAATCCTCATAAAAAGTTACATAACTACTTTTAAGAAACAAAAAACAAACAAAGTTACATAAAACTCCCCCTCGCCTATTTAATTTTCGATTTTGGTTAAGGTTACAGCGTAACTCAAACCTATGTTGTAGCAGTGGAAAACGATGATGTTTCACCATTGTGCAGCAATAACTTCAAATAAATTTAAATTGGTGCTTACCATGAATAAAAAAATCATCTCATGGCTGATTATATTGGCAGTAGGTGGTGGAATTTGGTTGACTCCCGTACCAGCGGGCGTTGATCCAACTGCCTGGCACTTGTTAGCCATTTTCGCTGCAACTGTGTTAGGTCTTATCCTAGAGCCTATTCCAATGGGTGCCGTTGCTATCGGGGGAATAACAATAACGGCATTGACTGGAACATTAACAATTAAAGACTCGCTGACCGGGTTCTCTAATGATGTTATTTGGTTAATTGTGACAGCTTTTTTTATCTCAAGAGCGTTTATCAAGAGCGGGCTGGGAGCGCGCATTGGTTTTGTATTTATGAGATTACTTGGCAAAAAAACACTGAGTCTATCCTATGGCTTGCTGTTAACAGATTTGATCTTAGCGCCAGCGATTCCATCTAATACCGCTCGGACAGGTGGGATTGTGTTCCCTCTGGCAAACTCAGTCGCAGATGCTTATGGTTCAAAAGCGGAAGAGGGGACGTCAGGTAAGCTAGGCAGCTTCTTGATGACAACAGTTTTTCATGGCACCACTATCACTGGCGCTATGTTTTTAACTGGTATGGCTGCGAATCCACTCGCGGCTAAATTAGCTGCGGATATGGGAGTGGAGATCACTTGGGGTCAATGGGCTTTAGCTGCATTAGTGCCAGGAATTATCGCACTGATATTAATGCCATTATTTGCTTACATGCTAAATAAACCGAGCATTACATCTACTCCACAAGCCCCTCAGATTGCTGCAAAAGCGCTTGCTGATATGGGCAAAATGAAGCTAACTGAGTGGGTTACACTGGGGACCTTTATTGCCTTGATTGCTCTGTGGATTGGTGGTCCTGCACTTGGTGTCAGTGGTACAACGGCTGCTATGGTTGGTTTAATTATACTTGTCACTGCTAATGTGTTGAGTTGGGATGATGTGCTGAAGGAAAAAGGGGCTTGGAATACGCTGGTTTGGTTTTCTGCGTTGGTGATGATGGCAACCTTCCTAAACAAACTAGGTTTAATCACATGGTTCGGCACCAATATCGCGACTAACCTGAGCGGGTTAGATTGGCCAGTTGCACTGTTTTCGTTGGTATTAATCTACTTTTATATCCATTACGCTTTTGCATCTGCAACCGCTCATGTTGCTGCACTTTACTCTGTGTTTCTTGCTGTGGCGATACAGCTGGGGGCCCCTGGTCTTTTAGCTGCACTTATCTTTGGTTTTACTTCTAATTTATATGCGTGTGGTACTCACTACGGAACAGGCCCTGCACCTATCCTTTTTGGCGCGGGTCATGTGTCGCTGCCTAAATGGTGGAGTGTGGGTTTTGCCATGGGACTCTTACAAATTGCCATTTGGACCCTTGTGGGCGGAATTTGGTGGAAAGTGATCGGGCTATATTAATCATGTGTCGGGCGGGGTAACTCTTCCCCCCGCTCTAGCTTGCTGTAAATAAATACAAGGGAACGTTATGACAACTATAAAGAAAGTCGATTTTATTGACAGTATCGAAGATGCGCTTCAATACATCTCTTACTATCATCCACTGGATTTTATTCGTGCGATGGAAAAGGCGTACCACGCCGAGAAAAGTGTCGCGGCTAAAGATGCTATTGCTCAAATATTGATTAATTCGAGAATGGCTGCAGAAGGTAAGCGTCCTATTTGCCAAGATACGGGCATTGTGACTTGTTTTGTCAAAATTGGTATGCAAGTGCAGTGGGATACCGATATGACGGTACAGGAAATGGTTGATGAAGGCACAAAAAGAGCCTACAACTGCGTAACTAATCCATTGCGGATGTCGGTTGTCTCAGATCCTGCTGGCGCGCGTAAAAATACGAATACCAATGGCCCTGCGGTCGTCCATATCGAAATGGTTCCCGGTGATAAGGTTGATATTATGATCGCGGCCAAGGGCGGCGGTTCAGAAAATAAGACCAAAATGGCAATGCTAAACCCATCGGATGATATTGCGGCATGGGTGGAAAAAACCGTACCGCTAATGGGCGCGGGTTGGTGTCCTCCTGGCATGTTGGGTATTGGCATCGGTGGTACGGCCGAAAAAGCGGCATTGATGGCAAAAGAAGCGTTGATGGGCTCTGTTGATATCCACGAATTACAGGAGCGGGGAGCACAGACTACCGAAGAAGAGCTGCGCTTAGATATTTTTGAACGTGTTAATAAACTCGGTATTGGCGCGCAAGGTTTAGGTGGGATGACCACTGTTGTGGATATCAAAATCAAAACCGCGCCGACACATGCGGCATCCAAACCTGTCTGTATTATTCCGAATTGTGCGGCAACGCGGCACGTGCATTTTACGTTAGATGGCAATGGGCCAGCTAAGTTAACGCCACCTAAGCTTGCCGATTGGCCAGAGGTAACCTGGGAAGTCGGTAAAAATGTGCGTCGAGTCGATGTAAATAAACTTACAAAAGCCGATATCGCTGAGTGGCGCTCTGGTGAAACCGTCTTACTCTCAGGTAAAATTCTTACCGGTCGTGATGCTGCCCATAAACGTATTCAAGACATGCTTGCACGGGGAGAATCCTTCCCTGTTGATTTCCAGAATCGTTTTATCTACTACGTCGGTCCAGTGGATGCTGTAGGTGATGAAGTGGTAGGCCCTGCAGGCCCAACGACCTCGACCCGCATGGATAAGTTCACCGATATGATGCTAGAGCAAGCGGGCTTAATGGGTATGATTGGTAAATCGGAGCGTGGTGCTGCTACGGTTGAGTCGATTAAGAAAAATCAAGCCGTGTATTTGATGGCTGTCGGTGGCGCCGCATACTTAGTGGCAAAAGCGATTAAGTCAGCCAAGATCCTCGCCTTTGAAGATCTTGGAATGGAAGCCATTTACGAGTTTGATGTTGAAGATATGCCAGTGACTGTCGCCGTGGACAGCCTCGGCGGAAATGTGCACGAAACCGGGCCACAAACCTGGAAACTCAAAATTGCCGAAATGACTGCCTAATATATTTACCCCTGCAAATTAGGCGGTTAGAAGCAATACTAACGGTAACCAACAGACAAACATCTGTTGGTTACCGTTTTTTATTAGCCAAGCAAATCCACATCAATCAATTGATAGACTCTACTGGGGCGTCCACCCGTTTTATAGTTCAATACCATTTTTATCACCCCCTCTGATTCAAGATATTCCAGATAGCGGCGGATAGTGATGCGACTAACATTCATACGATCACTAATATCATCCCCAGAAAATTCAGTGAGTTGTTCTTTTCTTAAGATATCTTTTAGCGTATCGAGAGTATTGGCATCGATTCCTTTTGGTGTTCGCCGCATAGGGAGATTTGTGCGCTTGCCTAGGATATGGTCAATCACACATTGGTCCATGGTTTCATGGCATGCCAATTTTTGTCGATACAGCTTGTAATCATCAAGAGCTTGGCGAACCCTCGACATGCGCAGTGGTTTTACAAGGTAATCACTCACACCGAGTTGAACGACTTGCTCAACGGTTGTGGCCTCGCGCTCAGCGGTAGTCATAATAAAATAACAATTAGCGCCTTGACTGCGCAGTTGTTTGATGACATTTATGCCACTGCCATCGGGTAGGGTGATGTCCACAAAAACCAGCTGGGGTTTATAGAGGTCATAGTGCATCAGAGCATCTTGATAGGTTTCACTGACGACAACGACTTCAAAATCTGGATGTTGGTGAATGATGGATTCCAAGGCATAACTGGCCTTGGGATCATCCTCAATAATCATGGTGGTGACTTTCTGCCTCATAGCGTTTTACTTCGCTCTTCTCAATGTAAATGGAGAATAAAGTGGTGTTATCCTCGGTGCGTTCCCAATCGAGGCTACCACTAAACTGTTTTACAAGTTCGTTAACCAGATATAAGCCTA is a genomic window of Shewanella putrefaciens containing:
- a CDS encoding DUF1993 domain-containing protein, which gives rise to MLYDLTVVQFSKMLKNLSVILEKGECFANLKKVDMAVLLNSRLAPDQFNLIRQVQIACDTAKIGVARLTDNLDTVPKHDDSETTLAELQARISSVLDYLATFKAEDFANAAVIHVSQPRWEGKYLTGYEFAIEHAIPNIYFHITTAYAILRHNGVEIGKKDYLGAMPYKS
- a CDS encoding anion permease, which encodes MNKKIISWLIILAVGGGIWLTPVPAGVDPTAWHLLAIFAATVLGLILEPIPMGAVAIGGITITALTGTLTIKDSLTGFSNDVIWLIVTAFFISRAFIKSGLGARIGFVFMRLLGKKTLSLSYGLLLTDLILAPAIPSNTARTGGIVFPLANSVADAYGSKAEEGTSGKLGSFLMTTVFHGTTITGAMFLTGMAANPLAAKLAADMGVEITWGQWALAALVPGIIALILMPLFAYMLNKPSITSTPQAPQIAAKALADMGKMKLTEWVTLGTFIALIALWIGGPALGVSGTTAAMVGLIILVTANVLSWDDVLKEKGAWNTLVWFSALVMMATFLNKLGLITWFGTNIATNLSGLDWPVALFSLVLIYFYIHYAFASATAHVAALYSVFLAVAIQLGAPGLLAALIFGFTSNLYACGTHYGTGPAPILFGAGHVSLPKWWSVGFAMGLLQIAIWTLVGGIWWKVIGLY
- a CDS encoding fumarate hydratase, which encodes MTTIKKVDFIDSIEDALQYISYYHPLDFIRAMEKAYHAEKSVAAKDAIAQILINSRMAAEGKRPICQDTGIVTCFVKIGMQVQWDTDMTVQEMVDEGTKRAYNCVTNPLRMSVVSDPAGARKNTNTNGPAVVHIEMVPGDKVDIMIAAKGGGSENKTKMAMLNPSDDIAAWVEKTVPLMGAGWCPPGMLGIGIGGTAEKAALMAKEALMGSVDIHELQERGAQTTEEELRLDIFERVNKLGIGAQGLGGMTTVVDIKIKTAPTHAASKPVCIIPNCAATRHVHFTLDGNGPAKLTPPKLADWPEVTWEVGKNVRRVDVNKLTKADIAEWRSGETVLLSGKILTGRDAAHKRIQDMLARGESFPVDFQNRFIYYVGPVDAVGDEVVGPAGPTTSTRMDKFTDMMLEQAGLMGMIGKSERGAATVESIKKNQAVYLMAVGGAAYLVAKAIKSAKILAFEDLGMEAIYEFDVEDMPVTVAVDSLGGNVHETGPQTWKLKIAEMTA
- a CDS encoding response regulator codes for the protein MRQKVTTMIIEDDPKASYALESIIHQHPDFEVVVVSETYQDALMHYDLYKPQLVFVDITLPDGSGINVIKQLRSQGANCYFIMTTAEREATTVEQVVQLGVSDYLVKPLRMSRVRQALDDYKLYRQKLACHETMDQCVIDHILGKRTNLPMRRTPKGIDANTLDTLKDILRKEQLTEFSGDDISDRMNVSRITIRRYLEYLESEGVIKMVLNYKTGGRPSRVYQLIDVDLLG